Proteins co-encoded in one Nicotiana sylvestris chromosome 7, ASM39365v2, whole genome shotgun sequence genomic window:
- the LOC104217413 gene encoding serine/threonine-protein kinase CTR1: protein MEMPGRRSNYTLLSQVPDDNFLPPPSKYGGGGGGAQYYESHSGEKSNKGKGVGDNRGYDWDLIDHRMMQAPTTSRIGAAAPFPVSIGLQRQSSGSSFGESSISGEYYMPSSLSNAEASFGYPNDGGGGGAELRMKPLDAANLCGSSSKSWAQQTEESYQLQLALALRLSSEATCADDPNFLDPVPDESASRASASAASVETVSHRFWVNGCLSYYDRVPDGFYLIHGMDPYVWIVCSDLQESARIPSIESLRAVDPSVVPSLEVILIDRRSDPSLKELQNRIHNLSPSCITTKEVVDQLAKVVCNHMGGTASAGEDELVPMWKECSDDLKDCLGSVVLPIGSLSIGLCRHRALLFKVLADIIDLPCRIAKGCKYCNRADASSCLVRFGLDREYLVDLIGDPGCLCEPDSSLNGPSSISISSPLRFPRFREVEPTIDFRSFAKQYFSDCQSLNLVFEDPSAGAAVDGDSGQTDRNNMERNSVVPSSSNHDEISRLPVPPVGHGDTQPLMALSDPRGRGNDMRFLDGGSQLVPAKQSRDLALEVEEFDIPWEDLVLKERIGAGSFGTVHRADWNGSDVAVKILMEQDFHAERFKEFLREVAIMKRLRHPNIVLFMGAVTQRPNLSIVTEYLSRGSLYRLLHKPGAREVLDERRRLSMAYDVAKGMNYLHKRNPPIVHRDLKSPNLLVDKKYTVKVCDFGLSRLKANTFLSSKSAAGTPEWMAPEVLRDEPSNEKSDVYSFGVILWELATLQQPWSNLNPAQVVAAVGFKGKRLEIPRDLNPQVASIIEACWAKEPWKRPSFSVIMDMLRPLIKPPVTPPQPGRTDMQLLT from the exons ATGGAAATGCCAGGAAGACGATCGAATTATACTTTGTTGAGTCAAGTTCCCGACGATAATTTCCTTCCTCCGCCGTCGAAGTACGGAGGTGGCGGCGGAGGAGCTCAGTATTACGAGTCTCATTCTGGCGAGAAGAGTAATAAAGGCAAAGGAGTAGGTGATAATAGAGGATATGATTGGGATTTGATTGATCACCGTATGATGCAAGCGCCGACGACAAGTCGGATCGGTGCGGCGGCACCGTTTCCAGTTTCGATTGGTTTACAGAGGCAATCGAGTGGGAGTAGCTTCGGTGAGAGTTCGATCTCCGGTGAGTATTACATGCCGTCGTCGCTTTCTAATGCTGAAGCATCGTTTGGATATCCCAATGACGGTGGCGGTGGCGGTGCTGAATTGAGGATGAAGCCCTTGGATGCTGCTAACTTGTGTGGCTCATCTTCTAAGAGTTGGGCACAGCAGACCGAGGAGAGTTACCAGCTGCAGTTAGCATTGGCTTTACGGCTTTCTTCAGAAGCTACTTGTGCTGATGATCCCAATTTCTTGGATCCTGTGCCTGATGAATCCGCTTCCCGTGcttctgcttcagctgcttcagTCGAGACCGTTTCCCACCGATTCTGG GTAAATGGATGCTTATCGTACTATGACAGAGTGCCTGATGGATTTTACTTGATTCATGGGATGGATCCATATGTCTGGATTGTCTGCTCAGATCTGCAAGAAAGTGCCCGCATTCCATCTATTGAATCATTGAGGGCTGTTGATCCCTCTGTAGTACCATCACTTGAAGTGATTTTGATTGATCGGCGTAGCGATCCTAGCTTGAAGGAACTGCAGAATCGGATCCATAACCTCTCACCTAGTTGCATCACAACAAAAGAGGTTGTTGATCAGCTCGCTAAGGTAGTCTGCAATCATATGGG GGGCACAGCTTCTGCTGGAGAAGATGAGTTGGTTCCTATGTGGAAGGAGTGCAGTGATGACCTGAAGGATTGTCTAGGATCTGTCGTGCTTCCCATTGGTAGCCTGTCTATTGGCCTTTGTAGGCATCGAGCTTTGCTATTTAAA GTGCTAGCTGACATCATTGATTTACCATGTCGAATTGCGAAAGGATGTAAATATTGTAATAGAGCTGATGCTTCCTCATGTCTAGTTCGATTTGGACTTGACAG GGAGTACCTGGTTGATTTGATTGGGGACCCTGGATGTTTATGTGAACCAGATTCCTCGCTCAATGGCCCATCTTCTATCTCAATTTCTTCACCATTGCGATTTCCGAGATTCAGAGAAGTTGAACCAACAATTGATTTCAGGTCATTTGCCAAACAGTATTTCTCAGATTGTCAATCGCTTAATCTTGTGTTCGAGGATCCTTCAGCAG GAGCTGCTGTTGATGGAGATTCAGGACAAACTGACCGAAATAATATGGAGAGAAATAGTGTAGTCCCTAGTTCAAGTAACCATGATGAAATTTCTCGGTTACCTGTCCCTCCAGTTGGGCATGGAGATACTCAACCACTGATGGCATTATCAGACCCAAGAGGAAGAGGGAATGATATGAGGTTTCTCGATGGAGGAAGTCAACTTGTTCCTGCTAAACAAAGTAGAGACCTTGCCCTTGAAGTAGAAGAATTTGATATTCCCTGGGAAGATCTTGTTCTGAAGGAGAGGATTGGGGCAG GGTCTTTTGGTACCGTTCACCGTGCTGATTGGAATGGCTCT GATGTTGCTGTGAAGATTCTCATGGAACAAGATTTTCATGCGGAGCGATTCAAGGAATTTTTGCGGGAG GTTGCAATTATGAAGCGATTGCGACATCCAAATATTGTGCTTTTTATGGGTGCTGTCACTCAGCGACCAAACTTGTCCATAGTTACAGAATATTTATCAAG AGGGAGCTTATACAGACTTCTTCATAAACCTGGTGCGAGGGAGGTTTTGGATGAAAGGCGTCGGTTGTCTATGGCTTACGATGTG GCAAAGGGGATGAATTATCTACATAAGCGCAATCCTCCCATTGTTCATAGAGATTTAAAATCTCCAAATCTTTTAGTGGACAAGAAATATACAGTGAAG GTCTGTGATTTTGGTCTTTCTCGTTTAAAAGCGAACACATTTCTCTCATCAAAGTCGGCTGCTGGGACT CCGGAATGGATGGCACCTGAAGTTCTTCGTGATGAACCATCAAATGAGAAATCTGATGTATATAGCTTTGGTGTCATTTTGTGGGAGCTCGCAACGTTACAACAACCCTGGAGTAATTTGAACCCAGCACAG GTTGTAGCAGCTGTCGGCTTTAAGGGGAAAAGACTCGAAATTCCGCGTGACTTGAATCCTCAAGTGGCAAGCATTATTGAGGCTTGCTGGGCCAA AGAACCATGGAAACGTCCCTCCTTTTCTGTAATCATGGATATGCTGAGACCACTAATTAAACCTCCTGTAACACCTCCTCAACCAGGTCGTACAGACATGCAGTTGCTTACGTGA